One Cydia pomonella isolate Wapato2018A chromosome 14, ilCydPomo1, whole genome shotgun sequence DNA segment encodes these proteins:
- the LOC133524884 gene encoding brain tumor protein isoform X4 has protein sequence MASRTPSLESLPGANSIGSLERGSLSPLTLSGSSPPASDSAVCDLREFDGLDTTCAICRETFVDPKVLNCFHTFCRGCLEREQTHPDKVTCVTCRVDSQLPPAGVPGLLTNLVIAAAVEQDADLLPSARQTNSPSARCTGCKSKESDAVARCVDCANFLCPNCVMAHQFMHCFEGHRVLAFTDLKDDKGMLGSTLTTSGDKTAFCPRHKNDILKYFCRTCSVPVCKECTIIEHPAALHDYEHLSDAGPKQLELMQAAVNEAKTRATEIRHVVKTVEHAAGKLQVQYHKAQNEINDTFQFYRSMLEERKQELLKELESVFSTKQIALTVVGQKAQETVDKIYQTCDFVERLTKCANLAEILMFRKLLDNKLQTLMQTNPEQSMQTASELEFVSNYQAIQVGVRNTFGYVRSNPENVGPTKQPPIARPTNGSLLNGGSSSSSSSVNGSSGSLNGGIHLPTGLNGVLDRPYSNGLLGPTSQSTSPFESNIISKRFNNGASLGPFSTAIGDMNLNGINPYEKWSNGGCDSLFPPTNNDPYSLTTAAHNDPILDLTNKLISTAIFPPKSQIKRQKMIYHCKFGEFGVMEGQFTEPSGVAVNAQNDIIVADTNNHRIQIFDKEGRFKFQFGECGKRDGQLLYPNRVAVVRTSGDIIVTERSPTHQIQIYNQYGQFVRKFGANILQHPRGVTVDNKGRIVVVECKVMRVIIFDQVGNVLQKFGCSKHLEFPNGVVVNDKQEIFISDNRAHCVKVFNYEGIYLRQIGGEGVTNYPIGVGINAAGEILIADNHNNFNLTIFTQDGQLVSALESKVKHAQCFDVALMDDGSVVLASKDYRLYIYRYVQVPPIGM, from the coding sequence ATGGCCTCACGCACCCCGTCCCTTGAGTCGCTGCCCGGTGCCAACTCGATAGGTTCGCTGGAGCGTGGCTCCTTATCGCCCCTGACCCTCAGCGGCTCCTCGCCCCCCGCGAGCGACTCCGCTGTATGTGACCTTCGCGAGTTCGACGGTCTCGACACCACGTGCGCGATTTGCCGGGAGACATTCGTTGACCCGAAAGTACTCAACTGCTTCCACACCTTCTGCCGCGGCTGCTTGGAGCGCGAGCAGACGCACCCGGACAAAGTAACCTGCGTGACTTGCCGCGTGGACAGTCAGCTCCCGCCGGCTGGTGTACCCGGCCTGCTCACAAACCTCGTGATCGCCGCCGCTGTTGAGCAGGACGCCGATCTCCTCCCATCCGCTCGCCAGACAAACTCGCCTTCAGCCCGCTGTACCGGCTGCAAATCTAAGGAATCAGACGCCGTAGCGCGTTGCGTAGACTGCGCCAATTTCCTGTGCCCAAACTGCGTTATGGCGCACCAATTCATGCACTGCTTCGAAGGCCACCGCGTGCTGGCGTTCACCGATCTGAAGGATGACAAGGGCATGCTAGGATCTACGCTCACGACGAGCGGGGATAAAACCGCATTTTGCCCGCGACACAAGAATGATATTCTCAAATACTTCTGCCGCACATGCTCAGTGCCAGTGTGCAAGGAGTGCACCATTATCGAGCACCCCGCCGCGTTGCACGACTATGAGCACTTGTCCGACGCTGGGCCTAAACAACTAGAGCTCATGCAAGCCGCCGTCAACGAAGCCAAGACCCGCGCCACGGAGATCAGGCATGTCGTCAAGACTGTCGAACACGCTGCTGGCAAACTACAAGTCCAGTACCACAAAGCTCAAAACGAAATTAATGATACGTTCCAATTCTACCGTTCTATGCTAGAAGAGCGCAAACAGGAACTGCTTAAAGAACTTGAAAGCGTATTCTCAACGAAACAGATCGCGTTGACGGTTGTAGGCCAGAAAGCTCAAGAGACTGTTGACAAAATTTATCAAACTTGCGACTTCGTAGAGCGGCTAACCAAATGCGCCAATTTAGCTGAAATATTAATGTTCAGGAAGTTATTAGATAATAAACTGCAGACCTTGATGCAAACGAACCCAGAACAAAGCATGCAAACAGCATCTGAACTCGAATTTGTGTCGAACTATCAGGCAATACAAGTTGGAGTACGAAACACATTTGGATATGTCCGCTCGAACCCCGAAAATGTAGGGCCCACCAAGCAACCGCCTATTGCCCGTCCTACAAACGGCTCACTTTTGAATGGAGGCTCATCCTCTAGCAGCAGTAGCGTCAATGGAAGTTCCGGAAGCTTAAACGGTGGTATTCACCTCCCGACTGGACTCAACGGCGTTTTAGACCGTCCTTACAGCAATGGCCTACTTGGACCCACCAGCCAGTCCACGTCACCGTTCGAATCCAACATCATCTCCAAGAGATTTAACAATGGCGCGAGTCTTGGACCATTCTCTACCGCTATTGGAGATATGAACTTGAATGGAATTAATCCGTATGAAAAATGGTCAAATGGTGGATGCGATTCGCTCTTTCCTCCCACCAATAATGACCCTTACTCACTCACCACTGCCGCACACAATGATCCTATACTAGATCTGACAAACAAGTTAATTTCTACTGCCATTTTCCCACCGAAATCTCAAATTAAACGGCAAAAGATGATCTATCACTGCAAATTCGGAGAGTTCGGAGTTATGGAGGGCCAGTTCACGGAGCCCAGTGGCGTCGCTGTCAACGCTCAAAACGACATCATCGTCGCCGACACCAACAACCATCGCATTCAGATATTCGACAAGGAAGGCCGCTTTAAATTCCAATTTGGAGAATGTGGCAAACGCGATGGGCAACTGTTATACCCTAACAGAGTTGCCGTGGTGCGTACATCTGGCGACATTATTGTTACCGAGAGGTCCCCCACACACCAAATACAGATTTACAACCAGTACGGCCAATTTGTGCGTAAATTTGGCGCCAACATTCTGCAGCACCCTCGCGGCGTGACCGTCGACAACAAAGGTCGTATTGTGGTCGTAGAATGCAAAGTAATGCGCGTCATAATCTTTGATCAAGTGGGCAACGTGCTCCAGAAATTCGGCTGCTCCAAGCATTTAGAGTTTCCCAACGGTGTAGTAGTCAATGACAAGCAGGAAATATTCATTAGCGACAACCGCGCGCATTGTGTCAAGGTGTTCAACTACGAGGGGATCTATCTGCGCCAGATAGGAGGCGAAGGTGTGACTAACTACCCGATAGGTGTAGGAATTAACGCCGCTGGCGAAATTCTTATCGCAGACAATCACAACAACTTTAACTTGACGATCTTTACTCAGGACGGGCAACTGGTGTCTGCTCTTGAAAGCAAGGTGAAGCACGCGCAGTGCTTCGATGTGGCGTTGATGGACGACGGCTCCGTCGTTCTCGCCAGCAAGGACTACCGGCTCTATATCTATCGCTACGTGCAAGTGCCGCCTATAGGCATGTGA
- the LOC133524884 gene encoding brain tumor protein isoform X2 has product MVNDFAQRRRRTRRVKRQPCIRYRTNDIETDAGFLKMASRTPSLESLPGANSIGSLERGSLSPLTLSGSSPPASDSAVCDLREFDGLDTTCAICRETFVDPKVLNCFHTFCRGCLEREQTHPDKVTCVTCRVDSQLPPAGVPGLLTNLVIAAAVEQDADLLPSARQTNSPSARCTGCKSKESDAVARCVDCANFLCPNCVMAHQFMHCFEGHRVLAFTDLKDDKGMLGSTLTTSGDKTAFCPRHKNDILKYFCRTCSVPVCKECTIIEHPAALHDYEHLSDAGPKQLELMQAAVNEAKTRATEIRHVVKTVEHAAGKLQVQYHKAQNEINDTFQFYRSMLEERKQELLKELESVFSTKQIALTVVGQKAQETVDKIYQTCDFVERLTKCANLAEILMFRKLLDNKLQTLMQTNPEQSMQTASELEFVSNYQAIQVGVRNTFGYVRSNPENVGPTKQPPIARPTNGSLLNGGSSSSSSSVNGSSGSLNGGIHLPTGLNGVLDRPYSNGLLGPTSQSTSPFESNIISKRFNNGASLGPFSTAIGDMNLNGINPYEKWSNGGCDSLFPPTNNDPYSLTTAAHNDPILDLTNKLISTAIFPPKSQIKRQKMIYHCKFGEFGVMEGQFTEPSGVAVNAQNDIIVADTNNHRIQIFDKEGRFKFQFGECGKRDGQLLYPNRVAVVRTSGDIIVTERSPTHQIQIYNQYGQFVRKFGANILQHPRGVTVDNKGRIVVVECKVMRVIIFDQVGNVLQKFGCSKHLEFPNGVVVNDKQEIFISDNRAHCVKVFNYEGIYLRQIGGEGVTNYPIGVGINAAGEILIADNHNNFNLTIFTQDGQLVSALESKVKHAQCFDVALMDDGSVVLASKDYRLYIYRYVQVPPIGM; this is encoded by the coding sequence GGATGCCGGTTTCCTGAAGATGGCCTCACGCACCCCGTCCCTTGAGTCGCTGCCCGGTGCCAACTCGATAGGTTCGCTGGAGCGTGGCTCCTTATCGCCCCTGACCCTCAGCGGCTCCTCGCCCCCCGCGAGCGACTCCGCTGTATGTGACCTTCGCGAGTTCGACGGTCTCGACACCACGTGCGCGATTTGCCGGGAGACATTCGTTGACCCGAAAGTACTCAACTGCTTCCACACCTTCTGCCGCGGCTGCTTGGAGCGCGAGCAGACGCACCCGGACAAAGTAACCTGCGTGACTTGCCGCGTGGACAGTCAGCTCCCGCCGGCTGGTGTACCCGGCCTGCTCACAAACCTCGTGATCGCCGCCGCTGTTGAGCAGGACGCCGATCTCCTCCCATCCGCTCGCCAGACAAACTCGCCTTCAGCCCGCTGTACCGGCTGCAAATCTAAGGAATCAGACGCCGTAGCGCGTTGCGTAGACTGCGCCAATTTCCTGTGCCCAAACTGCGTTATGGCGCACCAATTCATGCACTGCTTCGAAGGCCACCGCGTGCTGGCGTTCACCGATCTGAAGGATGACAAGGGCATGCTAGGATCTACGCTCACGACGAGCGGGGATAAAACCGCATTTTGCCCGCGACACAAGAATGATATTCTCAAATACTTCTGCCGCACATGCTCAGTGCCAGTGTGCAAGGAGTGCACCATTATCGAGCACCCCGCCGCGTTGCACGACTATGAGCACTTGTCCGACGCTGGGCCTAAACAACTAGAGCTCATGCAAGCCGCCGTCAACGAAGCCAAGACCCGCGCCACGGAGATCAGGCATGTCGTCAAGACTGTCGAACACGCTGCTGGCAAACTACAAGTCCAGTACCACAAAGCTCAAAACGAAATTAATGATACGTTCCAATTCTACCGTTCTATGCTAGAAGAGCGCAAACAGGAACTGCTTAAAGAACTTGAAAGCGTATTCTCAACGAAACAGATCGCGTTGACGGTTGTAGGCCAGAAAGCTCAAGAGACTGTTGACAAAATTTATCAAACTTGCGACTTCGTAGAGCGGCTAACCAAATGCGCCAATTTAGCTGAAATATTAATGTTCAGGAAGTTATTAGATAATAAACTGCAGACCTTGATGCAAACGAACCCAGAACAAAGCATGCAAACAGCATCTGAACTCGAATTTGTGTCGAACTATCAGGCAATACAAGTTGGAGTACGAAACACATTTGGATATGTCCGCTCGAACCCCGAAAATGTAGGGCCCACCAAGCAACCGCCTATTGCCCGTCCTACAAACGGCTCACTTTTGAATGGAGGCTCATCCTCTAGCAGCAGTAGCGTCAATGGAAGTTCCGGAAGCTTAAACGGTGGTATTCACCTCCCGACTGGACTCAACGGCGTTTTAGACCGTCCTTACAGCAATGGCCTACTTGGACCCACCAGCCAGTCCACGTCACCGTTCGAATCCAACATCATCTCCAAGAGATTTAACAATGGCGCGAGTCTTGGACCATTCTCTACCGCTATTGGAGATATGAACTTGAATGGAATTAATCCGTATGAAAAATGGTCAAATGGTGGATGCGATTCGCTCTTTCCTCCCACCAATAATGACCCTTACTCACTCACCACTGCCGCACACAATGATCCTATACTAGATCTGACAAACAAGTTAATTTCTACTGCCATTTTCCCACCGAAATCTCAAATTAAACGGCAAAAGATGATCTATCACTGCAAATTCGGAGAGTTCGGAGTTATGGAGGGCCAGTTCACGGAGCCCAGTGGCGTCGCTGTCAACGCTCAAAACGACATCATCGTCGCCGACACCAACAACCATCGCATTCAGATATTCGACAAGGAAGGCCGCTTTAAATTCCAATTTGGAGAATGTGGCAAACGCGATGGGCAACTGTTATACCCTAACAGAGTTGCCGTGGTGCGTACATCTGGCGACATTATTGTTACCGAGAGGTCCCCCACACACCAAATACAGATTTACAACCAGTACGGCCAATTTGTGCGTAAATTTGGCGCCAACATTCTGCAGCACCCTCGCGGCGTGACCGTCGACAACAAAGGTCGTATTGTGGTCGTAGAATGCAAAGTAATGCGCGTCATAATCTTTGATCAAGTGGGCAACGTGCTCCAGAAATTCGGCTGCTCCAAGCATTTAGAGTTTCCCAACGGTGTAGTAGTCAATGACAAGCAGGAAATATTCATTAGCGACAACCGCGCGCATTGTGTCAAGGTGTTCAACTACGAGGGGATCTATCTGCGCCAGATAGGAGGCGAAGGTGTGACTAACTACCCGATAGGTGTAGGAATTAACGCCGCTGGCGAAATTCTTATCGCAGACAATCACAACAACTTTAACTTGACGATCTTTACTCAGGACGGGCAACTGGTGTCTGCTCTTGAAAGCAAGGTGAAGCACGCGCAGTGCTTCGATGTGGCGTTGATGGACGACGGCTCCGTCGTTCTCGCCAGCAAGGACTACCGGCTCTATATCTATCGCTACGTGCAAGTGCCGCCTATAGGCATGTGA
- the LOC133524884 gene encoding brain tumor protein isoform X3, giving the protein MNGFGLLWDAGFLKMASRTPSLESLPGANSIGSLERGSLSPLTLSGSSPPASDSAVCDLREFDGLDTTCAICRETFVDPKVLNCFHTFCRGCLEREQTHPDKVTCVTCRVDSQLPPAGVPGLLTNLVIAAAVEQDADLLPSARQTNSPSARCTGCKSKESDAVARCVDCANFLCPNCVMAHQFMHCFEGHRVLAFTDLKDDKGMLGSTLTTSGDKTAFCPRHKNDILKYFCRTCSVPVCKECTIIEHPAALHDYEHLSDAGPKQLELMQAAVNEAKTRATEIRHVVKTVEHAAGKLQVQYHKAQNEINDTFQFYRSMLEERKQELLKELESVFSTKQIALTVVGQKAQETVDKIYQTCDFVERLTKCANLAEILMFRKLLDNKLQTLMQTNPEQSMQTASELEFVSNYQAIQVGVRNTFGYVRSNPENVGPTKQPPIARPTNGSLLNGGSSSSSSSVNGSSGSLNGGIHLPTGLNGVLDRPYSNGLLGPTSQSTSPFESNIISKRFNNGASLGPFSTAIGDMNLNGINPYEKWSNGGCDSLFPPTNNDPYSLTTAAHNDPILDLTNKLISTAIFPPKSQIKRQKMIYHCKFGEFGVMEGQFTEPSGVAVNAQNDIIVADTNNHRIQIFDKEGRFKFQFGECGKRDGQLLYPNRVAVVRTSGDIIVTERSPTHQIQIYNQYGQFVRKFGANILQHPRGVTVDNKGRIVVVECKVMRVIIFDQVGNVLQKFGCSKHLEFPNGVVVNDKQEIFISDNRAHCVKVFNYEGIYLRQIGGEGVTNYPIGVGINAAGEILIADNHNNFNLTIFTQDGQLVSALESKVKHAQCFDVALMDDGSVVLASKDYRLYIYRYVQVPPIGM; this is encoded by the coding sequence GGATGCCGGTTTCCTGAAGATGGCCTCACGCACCCCGTCCCTTGAGTCGCTGCCCGGTGCCAACTCGATAGGTTCGCTGGAGCGTGGCTCCTTATCGCCCCTGACCCTCAGCGGCTCCTCGCCCCCCGCGAGCGACTCCGCTGTATGTGACCTTCGCGAGTTCGACGGTCTCGACACCACGTGCGCGATTTGCCGGGAGACATTCGTTGACCCGAAAGTACTCAACTGCTTCCACACCTTCTGCCGCGGCTGCTTGGAGCGCGAGCAGACGCACCCGGACAAAGTAACCTGCGTGACTTGCCGCGTGGACAGTCAGCTCCCGCCGGCTGGTGTACCCGGCCTGCTCACAAACCTCGTGATCGCCGCCGCTGTTGAGCAGGACGCCGATCTCCTCCCATCCGCTCGCCAGACAAACTCGCCTTCAGCCCGCTGTACCGGCTGCAAATCTAAGGAATCAGACGCCGTAGCGCGTTGCGTAGACTGCGCCAATTTCCTGTGCCCAAACTGCGTTATGGCGCACCAATTCATGCACTGCTTCGAAGGCCACCGCGTGCTGGCGTTCACCGATCTGAAGGATGACAAGGGCATGCTAGGATCTACGCTCACGACGAGCGGGGATAAAACCGCATTTTGCCCGCGACACAAGAATGATATTCTCAAATACTTCTGCCGCACATGCTCAGTGCCAGTGTGCAAGGAGTGCACCATTATCGAGCACCCCGCCGCGTTGCACGACTATGAGCACTTGTCCGACGCTGGGCCTAAACAACTAGAGCTCATGCAAGCCGCCGTCAACGAAGCCAAGACCCGCGCCACGGAGATCAGGCATGTCGTCAAGACTGTCGAACACGCTGCTGGCAAACTACAAGTCCAGTACCACAAAGCTCAAAACGAAATTAATGATACGTTCCAATTCTACCGTTCTATGCTAGAAGAGCGCAAACAGGAACTGCTTAAAGAACTTGAAAGCGTATTCTCAACGAAACAGATCGCGTTGACGGTTGTAGGCCAGAAAGCTCAAGAGACTGTTGACAAAATTTATCAAACTTGCGACTTCGTAGAGCGGCTAACCAAATGCGCCAATTTAGCTGAAATATTAATGTTCAGGAAGTTATTAGATAATAAACTGCAGACCTTGATGCAAACGAACCCAGAACAAAGCATGCAAACAGCATCTGAACTCGAATTTGTGTCGAACTATCAGGCAATACAAGTTGGAGTACGAAACACATTTGGATATGTCCGCTCGAACCCCGAAAATGTAGGGCCCACCAAGCAACCGCCTATTGCCCGTCCTACAAACGGCTCACTTTTGAATGGAGGCTCATCCTCTAGCAGCAGTAGCGTCAATGGAAGTTCCGGAAGCTTAAACGGTGGTATTCACCTCCCGACTGGACTCAACGGCGTTTTAGACCGTCCTTACAGCAATGGCCTACTTGGACCCACCAGCCAGTCCACGTCACCGTTCGAATCCAACATCATCTCCAAGAGATTTAACAATGGCGCGAGTCTTGGACCATTCTCTACCGCTATTGGAGATATGAACTTGAATGGAATTAATCCGTATGAAAAATGGTCAAATGGTGGATGCGATTCGCTCTTTCCTCCCACCAATAATGACCCTTACTCACTCACCACTGCCGCACACAATGATCCTATACTAGATCTGACAAACAAGTTAATTTCTACTGCCATTTTCCCACCGAAATCTCAAATTAAACGGCAAAAGATGATCTATCACTGCAAATTCGGAGAGTTCGGAGTTATGGAGGGCCAGTTCACGGAGCCCAGTGGCGTCGCTGTCAACGCTCAAAACGACATCATCGTCGCCGACACCAACAACCATCGCATTCAGATATTCGACAAGGAAGGCCGCTTTAAATTCCAATTTGGAGAATGTGGCAAACGCGATGGGCAACTGTTATACCCTAACAGAGTTGCCGTGGTGCGTACATCTGGCGACATTATTGTTACCGAGAGGTCCCCCACACACCAAATACAGATTTACAACCAGTACGGCCAATTTGTGCGTAAATTTGGCGCCAACATTCTGCAGCACCCTCGCGGCGTGACCGTCGACAACAAAGGTCGTATTGTGGTCGTAGAATGCAAAGTAATGCGCGTCATAATCTTTGATCAAGTGGGCAACGTGCTCCAGAAATTCGGCTGCTCCAAGCATTTAGAGTTTCCCAACGGTGTAGTAGTCAATGACAAGCAGGAAATATTCATTAGCGACAACCGCGCGCATTGTGTCAAGGTGTTCAACTACGAGGGGATCTATCTGCGCCAGATAGGAGGCGAAGGTGTGACTAACTACCCGATAGGTGTAGGAATTAACGCCGCTGGCGAAATTCTTATCGCAGACAATCACAACAACTTTAACTTGACGATCTTTACTCAGGACGGGCAACTGGTGTCTGCTCTTGAAAGCAAGGTGAAGCACGCGCAGTGCTTCGATGTGGCGTTGATGGACGACGGCTCCGTCGTTCTCGCCAGCAAGGACTACCGGCTCTATATCTATCGCTACGTGCAAGTGCCGCCTATAGGCATGTGA